CGCCACACCGGCCCCAAGTTTGCCGGAGGCAAACACCGGATCGGACAATGCAGTCAAAGCAAAGACTTCACCGGCAAGAGGGCTTGCAATAGTGGTGGTGGTAACCGTTGGCTTGGAGGCAACTGTTGGCTTGGTGGCAACTGTCTGTTTTGTGGCCACCTGGGTTGCCCCGGTTGTGCCGTCAGCCACGGCGGCTGTGCCATGCTGAACCTCAGCGGGCGCACTTGCCGACTGTGGCATCGCTACAGTTGATGCTTCGCTGGTTGTGGCGGCAGATGCTGCTGGTCGATAGAACACCATCGTCAAGACGAAGGCGACGATCATGGTGATGACGACACCACTGACGGCGACAATAATATTGCCGTTGGTGCCATCAGGGTTGATCATGCCGGGGAATTCGAAAATCCCCATGCCACCCATGATGAATTTGCGGAAGTTCATCGCCCCATAGAAGGCGCCACCGATACCGCCGGCGATACAAGAGATCACGAACGGGGTTTTCAAAGGCAGCAAAATCCCGTAGATCGCCGGTTCGGTCACGCCGAAAATCCCGGAGATAAAGTTCGGCATGCACAGCTTTTTGATGGTGTCATCCTTGGTTTTGAAAAACACGGCCAGCACCACCGCAGAGGTGGCGAAGGTGCAGGCGAAAAACGGCATCATCACATTGTCGTAGCCGTTGACCACAATGTTGTTGATATATACCGGAATAAATCCCCAGTGCAGGCCGAAGATCACTAGGATCTGCCAGGTGGCGCCGACGACGAGTCCGGCTAACAGTGGGGAGAAGTCCCGCAAAGCAATCACTGTGGAGGCAATAGCGTTCGCGCCGAACGATGCCACCGGCCCAATCAGTAAGAAACCAAGCGGAACTGCGACAAGCAGCGTCAACATTGGAGAGAAGAAGAACTTCACCAAATCAGGCACATATCGGTCGAAGAATCGGGCAAGTTTTGCAGCTACCCACACGACGAAAATCACCGGGATCACCGTTGAGGTGTAGTCCATGGCGATCACTGGAATGCCGAAGAAATCAAGATAGACATCGGCAGCAAAATCGGTGCCGGCAAACACAGTCCGTATTGCTTCACGTTCTCCTGACAGGCTCGAGGCTTGGATGGCTGGATAGAGCATGCTTACCCCGACAGCCAGGCCGAGCATGGGTTTCAGGCCAAACTTTTTCGCAGCGGTAAATCCGAGGAACACCGGCAGGAAGAAGAACATGCCATCGCCGACGGCGTTAAATATCTGGTAGGCGCCGGATGTGTCGGCATACCATCCGAGGTGGCTAAACAGCAGATTGAGGCCTTTGATCATGCCGCAGGCGGCCATCAGGCCAAGGATTGGTTGGAAAATCCCGGAAACAATATCGACAAACCGGTGCAACAGGTTGCCGTCCGCTGGGGCAGTGTCTGCGGGGGAATCCTCGTCGGAGAGCTGCGGCAACAGTGGCATGACTTCCGCGTAGACGTCAGCAACCTGGTTGCCGATGACCACCTGATATTGTCCCCCGGAGCGCATCACTGTCACCACCTCCGGGAGGGCTTCTAGGGCAGCAGTGTCGGCGATTGACTCGTCTTTGAGTTGAAACCGCAGGCGGGTGATGCAGTGTGTTAAGGAGGCGACATTATCTTTGCCGCCAACAAGTGCCACGATCTGTTTCGCGGCAGGTGCGTAGGTACCCATCATTGTCCTTTTCTGATGAAACAATTTGGGTCGGATGCGGTTAAGCCACCAAGGTCACAGCAGGTGAATCCTGTGGTGTTACTTCCCGCAACGGTGAATGATGTTGCAGTGTTGCAGGTGGTAGCCACCCAGCCCGGCGGAGCAGCAACCTTCCGGCAGCCCTAGGGCGGGCTGGGATCGGTGGTGGATGCCGGCTCGGTGGGGGCTTGTTGGATCAGGCGCGCTAAATGAATCGCCAGATACAAGCCTTCAGCTTCCTCAACGTGGAAGTCGTAGGTTGCCAGCAGGAAGAGTCGAATTTTTTCACTACAGGCACTAATCCGTGGATGAGTGGTGGTGATCTCTTCCAGCATCCGCTGGGCATGTGCTTGGCTGGTGCCCAGCGGTAAGGATTCGTTGCGAACCAGCCGGCGGATAAAAAACTTCAAGTGGGTGATGAAACGCTGATAGCTCAAGGAGGAAGGATCCAGGCGCAGCCGCAAGTCTTGTTCGACAAGTTTGGTGACTTCCCGAATCACATGGGTGATCTGGCTGACTTCCTCTGGCTGTTCGCCATTGCTCGCGTTGATGATGTGCAGTGCCACAAATGCGGCCTCCGCATCAGTGAGACGCACCGCGAACTGTTCGTTGACCAGGCGGACAGCAAGCAGACCGGCTTGGAATTCTTCCGGATAAAATTCGGCAAGCTCCGCAAAAAGCAGCGGCGGCAGTTCATTGCCGTGCCGGGCACGGTGGAGCGCCCCTTGCAGATGATCAGCAAGCGGCAGCAGCACATTCGTTGTCATAAGGGTGGGCAGTGCTGCTGCGGCCACGTCGAGCACATGCTGGGCGATCGACAGCAGTTCGGGATCGATTGCTGCCAAGACGGCAAGTGCGTGGGGATCCTCCCGCACCGGGGTGCGCTGGCCGGCAAGAGAAAATAGCTTCTCAATTTTGGTCTGGTCGACCGGGCCGCCGACTGTCACCCCAAATCCGACGCCTTTGCCGGTGACGATCGCTTCCTCGCCGCGACGGGTTGCGACAACAACGGCATTGTTGTTGAGGCGTTTGATAACCTGCATCGGGGGCTTAAGGGTCAAAAAGTGTGTCTCAAACCGCCGATTTCTACCACCTGAACAGCAATGACAACAAAATAATAAGCCTAGAAAGCTTATTCCCCTCTTTTTTCTCCATAACCCTTGACGGCACCACCACCCCATGGTATAGATCCTGTTGGCTTCAGGGTTATGTCAACCAATCGTCCCCGCTGCAGTATCTGCGGTAACCCCACAAAGAAAAACGGCACAACAACAAAAGGCACCACACGATGGCGTTGTATCCACTGCGGTGCCTCTACAAGTAAAACCCGGCCCGATATCACCGCTCGAACCTGGATGAATGAGTTCATCTCCCACCTGACGAGCAATAAAAGCATCGCCGACATCGCCGCTGCTCGTGGCACATCCCCGAAAACAGTTCACCGCCACTTCCAGCCACTGTGGCTGATCAGCGTGCCCCAACCACACAACCACCCCGTCTACGATCAAATCTTTCTCGACGGAACCTACCTCAACGGCGGCTGTCTCCTCATCGCAGCAACCCGTGACTACGTCCTTGCCTGGCGCTGGTGCAAGCAAGAAACCACCTACGACTACACACAACTCATCCGTGATATCACCCCGCCACTTATGGCAGTCATTGACGGCGGAAACGGCGCCTACACAGCGATGACCTCATGCTGGCCACAGACCCCTATCCAACGCTGTCTCGTACACGTCCAACGCAACACACGACGCGATATCACCAGCCGACCCCGCACACCCCAAGGCACCATCATCTACCAACTCGCACTCCAGCTCACCCGCATCACAACCCGTGAACAAGCCGACCAATGGATCGACTACCTCCACCAATTCACACAAGACTGCAACAGCTGGATGAACGAAAAAACCACCATCACCGACCCCCTCACCGGGAAAAAGAAAAAAGTCTTCACCCATCAACGCGCCCGACGCGCGTTCTACAGGCTCTACCACCTGGCAAAAGACGGCAAACTCTTCGCTTACCTCACCCCCCATCCCAGCGCGAAGAACCCTGAGGCGTTCGCCTCCACAACCAACTGCCTCGAAGGCGGTATCAACGGGCCTTTAAAACTCATCGCCAGACAACACCACGGTAGAAAAGGAGAACGTCAACGAACCAATATCGACTGGTGGCTCCACTTTCGCACCCGAGATCCGCTTGATCCCCACATCATCGCGAAACAACAAAACTGGGGCAAAGACTCACTCGCTAAAGTAGAAACCCTCACCCCAGTCAACAACAACGAAGCAAACCATCAAACCGGACGCCCCGCGCTGTACGACAATCATATCGACATCGAGTACACACACTCCGTCGGGATCAGAAAAGGAACGATCTAAACCCCCACAGCCACCCCCACCCCCAGACACACATTTTGTCCCTTAACCCGCATCGGGGCTCCTTCGAGATTTCGTCATTTTGGGGTGGAAATGCGAAATGACCTGCCCGAGAACACTGGTCTGTTCGTCCGGAAGGGGCGATACAATCCAGCGCACAGCTGCAGGCGTGCACGCGCACGAGGTGTAAAACCCGGTGCGGAAACACCGTCCAAGCTGTGCTGTGTACAGCGATCGAATACTTTTCCCCAGGTGTCGACTGGTTCGTCGCCTTTGCGCGGCGGGAACCTTAGCAACCGTGCGGAATGGTTCGAAAACAGCACACAGTGTGGCAGGTCAAGCTGGCAAGCTTCAGCGATCTGAAGCGCCATCACTATCCTTGTAGTTGTCCTCACGCTAGCACTATCGCCGTGATGAGCGCAATAGCCGTCGGTGTGATGTGAGCATCTCGTGGATTGGGGGATGGGTTTGCTTGCAGGTTCCCCGATGCAGCGTTCGCGGGACGGTCAGGGGAGTGGATTTGGCACATGGTGGGGTGGTTGGTGAAGGGGGGAAGGTAGCGGCAGGGGGATCGCTGCTGGTGGGGATAGTTGATCGGGGTAGGGTCGCTGCACAAAGCTGTGCAAACCATGCCGAACTAAGCGGTTCACTATTGCGGGAAAAAGGCTGCTAAAGCAGCGCAGCTACCCCCGGCAACCAGGATGTTTTTATTCAGTTTAGCTTTGGACTACTCTGTCTAGTCATGGCTGAATATCCGGCGAAACGTGATCTGCTTGCCGCCCTCAAACAACGGGTGGTGATCGGCGACGGTGCTATGGGCACCCAGCTGCAGGAATATGACCTCGATGTGGAGCAAGATTTCCTCGGCCACGAAGGCTGTAATGAGGTACTCAACCGCACCCGTCCCGATGTGGTCGCCGCCATTCACCGCAGCTATTTTGCGGCCGGCGCCGACCTGGTGGAGACCAACACCTTCGGCTGTAATCATCCAAACCTCAACGACTATGGGATTGCCGACGAATGTCGAGAACTTGCCCGGTTGGGGGCACAGATTGCCCGCGAGGTCGCTGACGAATTCGGCCCCGGTGACGACGGTATTCCCCGGTTTGTGGTCGGCGCCCTAGGTCCTGGCACGAAACTCCCCTCGCTGGGTCATGCCCCCTTTGGGTTGCTGCGCGACTACTACCAGCAAGCAGGTCTTGGCCTGGTCGAAGGTGGTGCGGATGCGATTCTGATCGAAACCGCCCAAGATCTTTTGCAGGTCAAAGCTGCGGTTCACGGGGTGCGGGCAGCATTTCAAGAACTCGATCGGCAACTGCCAATTTTGGTGCATCTCACCGTAGAGACCACCGGCACCATGCTGGTGGGTTCTGATATCGCCGCCGCCTATACTGCTGTTTCTGCCCTGGGCGTGGACGGTATCGGGCTCAACTGTGCCACCGGTCCTGATGAGATGAGTGAGCATCTGCGGTATCTGTCACAAACGTCAACCGTGCCAATCAGTGTGATGCCAAATGCTGGCCTGCCCGAACTTGGCCCCAATGGGGCGGTGTATCCGCTTGCGCCAGCAGGTCTTGCTACCGCCTTGGGGAAGTTTGTCACCGACTATGGGCTGCGCCTGGTGGGCGGCTGCTGCGGCACCACCCCGGAACATATCCGACAGGTCAAAGACGTTGTCAGCACCCTCACCCCGAAAACCCGGGACACAAGTGCAGGTACCATCCCCGGCGGCTGCGTGTCATCGCTCTATGCACAAGTACCACTCACCCAAGACACTGGTATTACCCTCATCGGGGAGCGAACCAATGCCAACGGCTCTAAAGCCTTCCGGGAGGCGATGCTGGCCGGCGACATGGACACCTGTATCGACATTGCGAA
The Corynebacterium choanae DNA segment above includes these coding regions:
- a CDS encoding PRD domain-containing protein, translating into MTLKPPMQVIKRLNNNAVVVATRRGEEAIVTGKGVGFGVTVGGPVDQTKIEKLFSLAGQRTPVREDPHALAVLAAIDPELLSIAQHVLDVAAAALPTLMTTNVLLPLADHLQGALHRARHGNELPPLLFAELAEFYPEEFQAGLLAVRLVNEQFAVRLTDAEAAFVALHIINASNGEQPEEVSQITHVIREVTKLVEQDLRLRLDPSSLSYQRFITHLKFFIRRLVRNESLPLGTSQAHAQRMLEEITTTHPRISACSEKIRLFLLATYDFHVEEAEGLYLAIHLARLIQQAPTEPASTTDPSPP
- a CDS encoding IS1249 family transposase; protein product: MSTNRPRCSICGNPTKKNGTTTKGTTRWRCIHCGASTSKTRPDITARTWMNEFISHLTSNKSIADIAAARGTSPKTVHRHFQPLWLISVPQPHNHPVYDQIFLDGTYLNGGCLLIAATRDYVLAWRWCKQETTYDYTQLIRDITPPLMAVIDGGNGAYTAMTSCWPQTPIQRCLVHVQRNTRRDITSRPRTPQGTIIYQLALQLTRITTREQADQWIDYLHQFTQDCNSWMNEKTTITDPLTGKKKKVFTHQRARRAFYRLYHLAKDGKLFAYLTPHPSAKNPEAFASTTNCLEGGINGPLKLIARQHHGRKGERQRTNIDWWLHFRTRDPLDPHIIAKQQNWGKDSLAKVETLTPVNNNEANHQTGRPALYDNHIDIEYTHSVGIRKGTI
- a CDS encoding beta-glucoside-specific PTS transporter subunit IIABC, encoding MMGTYAPAAKQIVALVGGKDNVASLTHCITRLRFQLKDESIADTAALEALPEVVTVMRSGGQYQVVIGNQVADVYAEVMPLLPQLSDEDSPADTAPADGNLLHRFVDIVSGIFQPILGLMAACGMIKGLNLLFSHLGWYADTSGAYQIFNAVGDGMFFFLPVFLGFTAAKKFGLKPMLGLAVGVSMLYPAIQASSLSGEREAIRTVFAGTDFAADVYLDFFGIPVIAMDYTSTVIPVIFVVWVAAKLARFFDRYVPDLVKFFFSPMLTLLVAVPLGFLLIGPVASFGANAIASTVIALRDFSPLLAGLVVGATWQILVIFGLHWGFIPVYINNIVVNGYDNVMMPFFACTFATSAVVLAVFFKTKDDTIKKLCMPNFISGIFGVTEPAIYGILLPLKTPFVISCIAGGIGGAFYGAMNFRKFIMGGMGIFEFPGMINPDGTNGNIIVAVSGVVITMIVAFVLTMVFYRPAASAATTSEASTVAMPQSASAPAEVQHGTAAVADGTTGATQVATKQTVATKPTVASKPTVTTTTIASPLAGEVFALTALSDPVFASGKLGAGVAIRPTDGTVVSPVDGTVSALFPTGHAIGITADSGAELLIHIGLDTVELRGDGFHPLVAKGDRVTLGQRLIEVDLQLLAKRGYSSDTPVVVVNHQRFTAVTEQVTSGATVTPGQALLHAASTFAEASAPENTGS